Below is a window of Candidatus Dependentiae bacterium DNA.
GCTCCGTTTCAAGCTTCTGAGCCTTCACAACGGGTTTCTTGTTCACATGAATAAATAAAGGCGGCTGAATTTTAGGCTTACCGCCAAAAATATTCCTTAATGTATCCATTCCAAGAATAGGGGGGGAAATAAATGTTAAAGCACAAGAGAGAAAAAGTTTCTTGGGGCTCATGGTGCATCTCTGCTGTTTAATTGTTATAACTTAGTTCTATGTAATTAGTTTATACAATTTTAAATAGAAATGAGACAAAGAAGCGGCTAAAGTTTTTTAGCCGCTCTCTAAATGAAAAAAACAGTTTTTCTGAACTTACCAGATCTCGCTTACTAATCTGCTAATTAAACTACGTTCACTGTTTTGCAAGAATACGGTGCCGAATAATGATTGCCCTTTGAATTTACTCGTTGCAACCACGATCCCGTTTGAACTGAAATCTAAGTACGGTGAATCGATTTGATAAGGATCACCCGCCAGAATAATTTTACTTCCTTCGCCCACGCGAGAGATTAATGTTTTCACTTCATGTGGCGTTAAGTTTTGAACTTCATCAAGCAAAATATATTGATACGGAATCGAGCGGCCACGCATATACGTGATCGCTTCAAGACTAATTTTTCCATCTTTGATCAATTGATCAAGCGGAGAAATTTTATCCTGCCGATGCTCAAACTTTTTCTTGTGCTTATTTCCCTTATCGCGCTTTCCGGCATATACCGGCATTTCATGCTCATATTCTTGCCCGGTTTGTTGGCGACCGCGATTCACCGTATGCGAAATAAATTCCATGTTATCGTAAATTGGCTGCATCCAACTGTGCAATTTTTCATGAATTGTGCCAGGTAGATAACCAATATCGGGCCCCAACGGGATTACAGGGCGAGAAATCAGCATTTTTTCGTAAATAGGCTGATGAACCACTTGTGAAAGCCCAGCAAGGAGCGCCAAGAATGTTTTTCCGGTTCCAGCTGGCCCGAGCAAACTTACCAACTGAATTCGTTCATCAAAGAGTAAATCGAGCGCCATTAATTGATGAACGTTTCGCGGCTCAAGGGGCCATCCGAGCGTTGGCACGGTAACCGGCTTGAACTGTTTGTTTCCTAAGTATCTAAATATTTTATAGTTAAACGGATTATTATTACTTTCAAGAAGCACGAATTCATTCAAAATTAAATGGTGGTGCTCAGCGATCTCCTGAAGCTCAACTGGCGAATCTTTTTTTAATGAAACAGATGGCACTTTAAACTGAGCCCATCCTTTATAAAATGTTTCGGGAGTAATATACCCCTTGAGATAATCTTGTGCAGAAATTCCAAGAACATCAGCTTTTACGCGTGCATTTAAATCTTTAGAAATAAATTGTACGTCGTACCCTCGCTGCTTAAGTTCAAGAATCGTAAGAAGAATAAGATTATCAACAATATTTAGACTTAATGATGTTGGCAACATCACTTTCTTATCCGGTGCAAACAGAACTTTTAAAATTCCCCCATTATCAAGCTCAACTCCTTCCCGTAATGAACCACGCGCACGTAACCCATCAAGATACCGAATAACTTGCCGAGAATTATGCCCGCGATCTGTACTCTCACCTTTGAACCTATCAAGCTCCTCCAGAACTAAAATAGGAATGCCAACCTGCGCACTTTTGAAATTGAAAATCGACTCAGGATCGTGCAACAACACATTCGTATCAAGGACATAAATACGCTCTGCTGCCATAGGATTCCTTTTTTTTGAAGCTTCATTTACTACCTTCTCGATGTCGATTGAACCGTATCACACTCCAGATATGCGCGCAATTAAATCAATTTTTAGTTCCACAATTTTTTCCTACTGCTTGAATGCGCAGTAGGACGCTTAATTGTGCGATACGAATCGACGATTTTAATGAAGCGGTTTATCAAGTAGTCATCTTACACGCATGAGCGACGCCCGCGATAATTAAACATTAGATCAGCGGCGCATTTAGCAAGCTGCCTAGTTTTCTTTTAAAAAAAAGAGAACGAGATTTTTCTCTGTTCTCTTTGAGAAATAAATCCTACAAATATGCACCTGCTCCGATCGCTCGCGATGGACGAATCGTATTTACGCAAAATAGTATTCATGTAGAAAAAATAATAATAACTGGTAACCTTTGATCCTATCAATCGCACTGCAACAGAACATCATGAAGGAATCGAACTATGCGCCGCATAATGTTAGCAACTCTTTTTGTAATAGTAAGCCATTTAAATGAATCACTAATTTTTGCAGATCAAACCGTTCGTAGCGCTGAAACAGATCGCACATTGAGAATGCTCGATCTTCGCTATAAATACCAATCGTTCTTAAAGGAATTGCGCACAACTGAGCAAATTTCTCTATTGGGCAAAGTTATTTCTGCTGGGTTTGCAGCCGCGTATGCCCCATTATATTATTATAAAACAATCGAGGTAATTTCTGATCGAATTTCTCCGCTTGAAAAAATTACAACAGCTCTTTATTGTACGGCGTTTGCCAGCACCCTTCTTTTTCTCGCGTATGCTGTAAATCGAATTGCAAACGAACAATTGGTTCTTCAAAAAGAAACTATTCTTCCAAAGCTGAAAGCACTTGAAATTATGCTCGCAGAAGAATTTCAAGATGATGATTCTGATAACGCAAAAAATTTATTAGATGATATAAAACAAACAATTGCTCAACTCGCGTGAAAAAATAAATTCATAAAAAAAGAATATTTTTTTCTTGCGTTAAGAACGCCAAAAAGCGTTCGCGAAATTCATCATTATACCAGGCGCTGCAACAAGAGCATTGTACAAATTCGCTCATATCTTCAGGATAATTAAATGTTTGGTAGAGGGAGTAGATTTTTTCTTCAATATTTTCGTTATGTTCTTTAGCTTGAGCAAGCTCATTCAATAACAAATAGCGCAGTTTTCTTTTTTCATATTCTAAAGATCCTTCGCTCAAAGAATATCCCAAGCGTGCGACGATCTTCGATAAAAGATGATCGATTTCAATTTCGATTAAATAATCGGCTTTTCCATTTTTTGGGCCAATTGCAAGCTCTGCAATATAAGGATTTGTGTATGCAGGGTTATTTTCTAAATATCTCACCGCATAACATTCAATATTTTTTGCATTGATCAATTTTAATCGAAATCCCACCATGCATGTGAGCCACGTACATATATTTTGATTTTCTAGAAATGTCATTTGAATGCTCATGAATCAAATTTCGCTTGAATATGAAAAATTACCTACTGCAATTACGATCCACATCAGCACTAATTCATAGTAAAAAAAGGATGTTATGCTATACTTGCTGCAATAGCCTCATTATAACGCTATTTTGCAAAAAGGTAACGGTATGTCTTCAAACAAAAATCTTTCAGTTCTTCGTCATTCAGCAGCCCATCTTCTTGCTCAAGCTGTTACCGAACTTTATCCAGAAACGCTGCTTACGATCGGCCCGGCAACGGCTGAAGGTTTTTTCTACGATTTTTTGCCAACGCGAAATTTTAAAGAAGAAGATTTGCCGCTTCTTGAAGCGCGCATGCACGAACTATCAAAGCGCAATCTTACCATTACCCATAAAGAAATCAGTAAAGATGAAGCGCGAAAAATTTTTAAAAATAATAAGTTTAAACTTCAATTAATTGATGAAATCCCAGCTCAAACGGTCGGGCTTTCGCAACAAGGCGATTTTTACGATCTGTGCCGCGGCGGCCACGTTGCATCAACTGGCGATATTAAGCATTTTAAACTGCTCAACATTTCTGGTGCTTATTGGAAAGCGGATAAAAATAATCAAGCGCTTCAGCGCATTACGGGCACCGCTTTTTATACACAAGAAGAGCTCGATGCTTTTTTACGTAAAAAGGAAGAGCTCGCTCAGTTTGATCATCGCAAACTCGGCAAACAAATGAATCTCTTTTCATTTCACGATGAGGGAGTTGGATTCCCCTTCTTTCATCCCGATGGCAAATTAATAATCAATTTGCTCATTGATTATTTGCGTGATTTGCAAACCAAGCACGGCTATAAAGAGATCGCGACGCCCATTATGCTCAGCGATGAATTGTGGAAACGTTCGGGCCACTATGCACATTACAAAGATAATATGTATTTCTGCACCATAGACGATAAAGAATATGCAATTCGGCCTATGAATTGCCCAGGCTCCTATTTGGTGTATAAAGAACGCCCGCATTCCTATAGAGAACTGCCCCTTAAGCTAGCAGAATTCGGACTTGTGCATCGCCATGAACTTTCAGGCGTGCTTCATGGATTAATGCGCGTGCGTGCATTCACGCAAGATGATACGCATGCTTATTGCACTATAGAGCAACTAGAAGAACAGCTGCTTGAGATGATTAATCTGACCAAAACGGTTTATAATCGTTTCAATTTCAAAAATATCAAAGTTGCGCTTTCCACGCGCCCTAAAGATGCGATGGGTTCTCCAGAAGTATGGGATAAAGCTATCAATGCACTTAAGAACGCGCTCAACAAAGCGCAGATGAAGTTTGTGATCCAAGAAGGCGAAGGCGCATTCTACGGCCCGAAAATTGAGTTCAAGATTCAGGATTCAATGGAGCGAGAATGGCAATGCGGCACTATTCAAGTAGATTTCTTTGCAGCTGAAAATTTTGATTTAAGCTATGTAACTCCGGCTGGCACTAAAGAACGGCCGGTTGTTATTCATAGAGCTATTTATGGCTCCCTGGAGCGGTTTTTTGCCATTCTTCTTGAGCATTTTAAGGGACATTTGCCTTTCTGGCTTGCGCCGGTACAGGTTAAAATCCTTACAATTACCGATGATCAGAAAGAATATGCACAAAAACTCTTGCAATTTTTGAATAATGCTGGGATTCGAAGCGAACTAGATCACACCTCAGATCCGATTTCTGGAAAAATTAAAACTGCCCAAATAGAAAAAATTCCTTGGATGCTCGTAATTGGTAAAAAAGAAGTTGAAATGCAAACCGTTACGCTTCGGCATGCAAACGGCACGCAAGAACCAAATCTCCAATTTGACGAGCTGGTAGCCAAAACGAAAGAATTGGCGGCATCCTAAAAA
It encodes the following:
- a CDS encoding PhoH family protein encodes the protein MAAERIYVLDTNVLLHDPESIFNFKSAQVGIPILVLEELDRFKGESTDRGHNSRQVIRYLDGLRARGSLREGVELDNGGILKVLFAPDKKVMLPTSLSLNIVDNLILLTILELKQRGYDVQFISKDLNARVKADVLGISAQDYLKGYITPETFYKGWAQFKVPSVSLKKDSPVELQEIAEHHHLILNEFVLLESNNNPFNYKIFRYLGNKQFKPVTVPTLGWPLEPRNVHQLMALDLLFDERIQLVSLLGPAGTGKTFLALLAGLSQVVHQPIYEKMLISRPVIPLGPDIGYLPGTIHEKLHSWMQPIYDNMEFISHTVNRGRQQTGQEYEHEMPVYAGKRDKGNKHKKKFEHRQDKISPLDQLIKDGKISLEAITYMRGRSIPYQYILLDEVQNLTPHEVKTLISRVGEGSKIILAGDPYQIDSPYLDFSSNGIVVATSKFKGQSLFGTVFLQNSERSLISRLVSEIW
- a CDS encoding DUF2247 family protein, which produces MSIQMTFLENQNICTWLTCMVGFRLKLINAKNIECYAVRYLENNPAYTNPYIAELAIGPKNGKADYLIEIEIDHLLSKIVARLGYSLSEGSLEYEKRKLRYLLLNELAQAKEHNENIEEKIYSLYQTFNYPEDMSEFVQCSCCSAWYNDEFRERFLAFLTQEKNILFL
- the thrS gene encoding threonine--tRNA ligase, producing MSSNKNLSVLRHSAAHLLAQAVTELYPETLLTIGPATAEGFFYDFLPTRNFKEEDLPLLEARMHELSKRNLTITHKEISKDEARKIFKNNKFKLQLIDEIPAQTVGLSQQGDFYDLCRGGHVASTGDIKHFKLLNISGAYWKADKNNQALQRITGTAFYTQEELDAFLRKKEELAQFDHRKLGKQMNLFSFHDEGVGFPFFHPDGKLIINLLIDYLRDLQTKHGYKEIATPIMLSDELWKRSGHYAHYKDNMYFCTIDDKEYAIRPMNCPGSYLVYKERPHSYRELPLKLAEFGLVHRHELSGVLHGLMRVRAFTQDDTHAYCTIEQLEEQLLEMINLTKTVYNRFNFKNIKVALSTRPKDAMGSPEVWDKAINALKNALNKAQMKFVIQEGEGAFYGPKIEFKIQDSMEREWQCGTIQVDFFAAENFDLSYVTPAGTKERPVVIHRAIYGSLERFFAILLEHFKGHLPFWLAPVQVKILTITDDQKEYAQKLLQFLNNAGIRSELDHTSDPISGKIKTAQIEKIPWMLVIGKKEVEMQTVTLRHANGTQEPNLQFDELVAKTKELAAS